A single Cyclopterus lumpus isolate fCycLum1 chromosome 3, fCycLum1.pri, whole genome shotgun sequence DNA region contains:
- the tgfbrap1 gene encoding transforming growth factor-beta receptor-associated protein 1 homolog, translating into MSVKAFELVPAVERDLLMGDKARINIECIECCGKHLYMGTNDCFIHHFLLDEVTSSKGKLSYSAQKLLHKYMGLKKPVAELRAASALERLIVLCDGIVFLVDMVTLETVPSAAGGGAKIRGVTSFCINENPVNGDPFCVEMGVLSSKRRTVQIYMVYEDRVQLVKEVTTPEQPCAVSVDGYFLCLALTSQYMILNYNTGASQDLFPYNSEERRPIVKRIGREEFLLAAHGGLGMFANAEGVSQRAPVNWSESVIGAAVCFPYVVALDESFITIHSMLDQQLKQTLSFRDGHILQDFEGKVILASTKAVYVLVPLPLERQIQDLLANHKVEEALILTEGAQQNIPKEKFQILHKRILQQAGFIQFGQLQFLEAKEHFRKGQLDVRELISLYPLLLPASSSFTRCHPPLHEFADLNHLAQGDEEKVLRCKKFLITYLGEVRSTEVANGCREDVDTALLKLYAEQNHDSLLDLLASDNACLVADSIPWLEKYHKYFALGLLYHYNGQDSAALQLWIQVADGDLQDSTRADLYEYIVDFLCSSSNLDLVWKYADWALRKDPTMGVNIFRKRPASKELLELNPDDVVSYLGKHSQALLLYLEHLVLERWIKKEKFHTHLAVLYLERVLTLLSQSPTDEEQISRARERLQTLFRVSNLYRAQFLLGKMENCEQLLLERATLHGKLEEHDKALHILVHKLRDFPAAEAFCVWASSCRDSVYREQLFHLLLGVYLDGNPPGKPQTAAGGGDLEMAAVDLLNRHGEVFDAVRVLHMLPEGWSLQLLRPFLGRAIRASMHACRTSQIAMGLAHSENRQLLHDRLKDRKKPIFVSEKKGCHLCHNTFSEPDVVCLPGGVPVHTHCVAQRVRDSPTKRQLTNSSSHT; encoded by the exons ATGAGTGTGAAGGCTTTTGAGCTAGTCCCCGCTGTGGAGAGAGATCTCCTCATGGGCGACAAGGCTCGCATCAACATCGAGTGCATTGAATGCTGTGGAAAACACTTGTACATGGGTACCAATGACTGCTTCATCCACCACTTCCTACTGGACGAGGTCACTTCCTCCAAAGGGAAACTGAGTTACTCGGCTCAGAAGCTGCTGCACAAATATATGGGCCTCAAGAAACCAGTTGCTGAGCTGCGCGCCGCCTCTGCTTTGGAGCGTCTGATAGTGCTTTGTGATGGAATAGTCTTCCTGGTCGACATGGTGACACTGGAGACCGTGCCCTCGGCGGCAGGAGGTGGAGCCAAGATCAGAGGCGTGACATCATTCTGCATTAACGAGAACCCTGTGAACGGTGACCCGTTCTGTGTGGAAATGGGTGTGCTCTCCTCCAAGCGCCGTACGGTGCAGATTTACATGGTGTATGAGGACCGAGTGCAGCTGGTCAAAGAGGTGACCACTCCTGAGCAGCCGTGTGCCGTCAGTGTTGATGGTTACTTCTTGTGCCTGGCCCTCACTTCACAGTACATGATTCTGAACTACAACACAGGAGCCTCCCAAGATCTCTTCCCTTACAACAGTGAAGAGAGGAGACCCATTGTGAAGCGGATCGGCAGGGAGGAGTTCCTCTTAGCAGCACATGGTGGTCTGG GAATGTTTGCCAATGCAGAAGGGGTCTCTCAGCGGGCTCCAGTCAACTGGTCAGAGAGCGTGATTGGTGCCGCTGTGTGTTTTCCGTACGTGGTTGCTTTGGATGAAAGCTTCATCACCATCCACAGCATGTTGGACCAACAGCTAAAACAAACTCTTTCATTCAGGGATGGACACATTCTGCAAGACTTTGAAG GAAAGGTAATTCTGGCTTCCACTAAGGCAGTGTATGTCCTGGTGCCGCTGCCCCTGGAGAGACAGATCCAGGACTTACTGGCCAATCACAAGGTTGAGGAGGCGCTCATCCTCACAGAGGGAGCACAGCAAAATATTCCCAAAGAAAAGTTCCAG ATTTTGCACAAAAGGATCCTGCAGCAGGCAGGTTTCATACAGTTTGGCCAACTTCAGTTTCTAGAAGCAAAAGAACACTTCAG GAAGGGTCAGCTGGATGTGCGGGAGTTGATATCTCTCTACCCTCTGCTGCTGCCAGCGTCCTCTTCATTCACACGCTGCCACCCTCCCCTCCATGAGTTTGCAGATCTCAACCACCTGGCACAGGGCGACGAGGAAAAAGTGCTGCGATGCAAGAAGTTCTTAATCACTTATTTGGGAGAg GTACGAAGCACAGAGGTGGCCAATGGCTGCAGAGAGGACGTGGACACTGCACTATTAAAGCTGTACGCTGAACAGAATCATGACAGCCTTCTAGACCTGCTCGCTTCAGACAACGCCTGCCTAGTCGCAGACAGCATCCCATGGCTGGAGAAATATCATAA ATATTTTGCACTTGGGCTGCTCTATCATTATAATGGTCAGGATTCAGCAGCACTTCAG CTGTGGATTCAAGTGGCAGATGGGGATCTGCAGGACTCCACAAGAGCTGACCTCTACGAGTACATTGTGGActtcctctgctcttcctccaaTCTGGACCTTGTGTGGAAGTATGCAGACTGGGCCTTGCGGAAGGATCCCACC ATGGGTGTCAACATCTTTAGGAAGAGGCCTGCCAGTAAAGAGCTGCTGGAACTGAACCCTGATGATGTTGTCTCTTACCTGGGAAAGCACAGCCAGGCGCTGCTTCTCTACCTGGAACACCTGGTGCTGGAGAGATGGATAAAG AAAGAGAAGTTCCACACACACCTGGCCGTGTTGTACCTGGAGAGGGTCTTGACACTGTTGTCGCAGTCACCaacagatgaagaacagatCTCCAGAGCTCGAGAGAGGCTCCAAACTCTGTTCAGGGTGTCCAACCTTTACCGTGCGCAGTTTCTTTTAG GTAAGATGGAGAACTGTGAACAACTGCTGCTAGAACGTGCAACACTACATGGAAAACTGGAGGAGCATGATAAAGCACTGCATATATTGGTGCACAAGCTGAGAGACTTCCCAGCTGCTGAGGCCTTCTGTGTATGGGCCTCTTCTTGCCGGGATTCGGTGTACCGAGAGCAGCTATTCCACCTGCTCTTGGGGGTTTATCTAGATGGGAACCCTCCTGGGAAACCCCAGACtgcagcaggaggtggagacctGGAGATGGCAGCAGTGGACCTCCTAAATCGGCACGGCGAGGTGTTCGATGCAGTTCGGGTCCTGCACATGCTCCCTGAAGGCTGGTCACTGCAGCTGCTGCGGCCCTTTCTGGGTCGAGCCATCAGGGCCAGTATGCATGCCTGCCGCACCTCCCAGATCGCTATGGGGCTAGCCCACTCTGAAAACCGTCAACTGCTGCATGACCGG CTGAAAGACCGCAAGAAACCAATCTTTGTGTCAGAAAAGAAAGGATGCCACCTGTGCCACAACACCTTCAGTGAGCCTGACGTGGTGTGTCTGCCAGGCGGAGTGCCTGTCCATACCCACTGTGTCGCCCAGAGAGTAAGAGACTCTCCCACAAAGAGACAGTTAACAAATAGCAGTAGCCATACGTGA
- the mrpl16 gene encoding 39S ribosomal protein L16, mitochondrial codes for MFSFIKAAVGGLTGICRAHGHQQGLLHSHLKVLAAGLKTLDTPPDFTDVVLPEKPKLKFMNKVPNFKKAKKEMKKLRDIQGPARTANAFTTGQYAIVAMGGGYLHWGHIEMIRLTVNRKMDPQTTFARWRINGPYKPITRKGLGQRMGGGKGAIDHYVTPVRYGRLIVEVGGKVELGEVQHILIEVAKKLPFPAKVMTRESLAALQKKHIDMEQNNQNPWTFKEIARGNMLGIRKVLSPLDLHNHGRFTGKFHLPWRV; via the exons ATGTTTTCCTTCATCAAGGCTGCAGTCGGCGGACTAACCGGCATCTGTCGAGCACACGGTCACCAACAAG GTCTTTTACACAGTCACTTGAAAGTTCTCGCTGCTGGCCTGAAGACACTCGACACCCCTCCAGATTTCACTG ATGTGGTGCTGCCGGAGAAACCCAAATTGAAGTTCATGAACAAGGTGCCTAACTTtaagaaagcaaagaaagagatgaagaagCTTCGGGATATCCAAGGCCCAGCGAGGACAGCAAATGCCTTCACTACAGGACAGTACGCGATTGTG GCCATGGGAGGGGGCTACCTTCATTGGGGTCACATAGAGATGATCCGTCTCACTGTCAACCGCAAGATGGATCCCCAGACTACCTTTGCGCGCTGGCGCATCAATGGCCCATATAAGCCCATCACACGTAAAGGTCTGGGTCAGCGCATGGGTGGGGGCAAGGGAGCCATCGACCACTATGTGACACCTGTCCGCTACGGCCGTTTAATTGTGGAAGTGGGAGGAAAGGTGGAGCTGGGAGAGGTTCAGCATATCTTGATTGAAGTGGCAAAGAAGCTCCCCTTTCCTGCCAAG GTGATGACTAGAGAGAGCCTAGCAGCCCTGCAAAAGAAGCACATTGACATGGAGCAGAACAACCAGAATCCCTGGACCTTCAAGGAGATAGCGCGTGGCAACATGCTGGGTATCAGGAAGGTGCTCAGCCCCCTGGACCTGCACAACCATGGACGCTTCACAGGCAAATTTCACCTCCCGTGGAGGGTGTGA